Proteins from one Listeria innocua genomic window:
- a CDS encoding mannose/fructose/sorbose PTS transporter subunit IIA, translating into MVGIILATHGEFAEGILQSGTMIFGEQENVKAITLMPSEGPEDIKAKMEAAIASFDSQDEVLFLVDLWGGTPFNQANGLYELHKDKWAIVAGLNLPMLIEAFSSRFTMESAHEIAANILAPAQEGIRVKPEELQPQVTATEQPQAEIAAVGDGKIEFVLTRVDSRLLHGQVATAWTKATHPTRIIVVSDAVAKDDLRKKLIEQAAPPGVKANVIPVQKMIEISKDPRFGNTKALLLFENPQDVLRAIEGGVEIEQVNVGSMAHSVGKVVVSKVLSMGKDDVATFEKLKEKGVKFDVRKVPNDSSANMEDIIKKAKNELKTQ; encoded by the coding sequence ATGGTAGGAATTATCCTCGCAACTCACGGTGAATTTGCTGAAGGTATTTTGCAGTCCGGAACAATGATTTTCGGCGAGCAAGAAAACGTTAAAGCAATCACTTTGATGCCAAGCGAAGGTCCAGAAGACATCAAAGCTAAAATGGAAGCTGCAATTGCATCCTTTGATAGCCAAGATGAAGTTTTATTCTTAGTGGATCTTTGGGGAGGCACACCATTCAATCAAGCAAACGGTCTTTATGAATTACATAAAGATAAGTGGGCAATCGTAGCAGGACTTAATTTGCCAATGCTGATTGAAGCTTTCTCATCACGTTTCACAATGGAAAGCGCACACGAAATCGCAGCAAATATCCTTGCGCCAGCTCAAGAAGGTATCCGCGTGAAACCAGAAGAACTTCAGCCGCAAGTAACAGCTACTGAACAACCACAAGCAGAAATCGCTGCAGTTGGTGATGGCAAAATTGAATTCGTTTTAACTCGTGTTGATTCTCGTCTCTTGCATGGTCAAGTAGCCACTGCTTGGACAAAAGCAACACACCCAACAAGAATCATCGTCGTTTCAGATGCAGTTGCAAAAGACGATCTTCGTAAAAAATTAATCGAACAAGCAGCACCACCAGGAGTAAAAGCTAACGTTATCCCAGTCCAAAAAATGATTGAGATTTCAAAAGATCCACGTTTCGGCAATACAAAAGCACTTTTATTATTCGAAAATCCTCAAGATGTTTTACGCGCAATTGAAGGTGGCGTAGAAATCGAACAAGTAAACGTTGGTTCCATGGCTCACTCTGTAGGTAAAGTTGTTGTTAGCAAAGTACTTTCCATGGGGAAAGATGATGTTGCCACTTTTGAGAAATTAAAAGAAAAAGGCGTTAAATTCGATGTGCGTAAAGTCCCTAATGACTCAAGCGCTAACATGGAAGACATCATCAAAAAAGCAAAAAATGAACTAAAGACACAGTAA
- a CDS encoding PTS mannose/fructose/sorbose transporter subunit IIC — translation MSVISIILVVLIAFLAGIEGILDEFQFHQPLIACTLIGLVTGNLTACIILGGTLQMIALGWANIGAAVAPDAALASVASAIILVLGGQGVAGIPSAIAIAIPLAVAGLFLTMIVRTLAVPIVHLMDRAAEKGNIRTVEWLHISAICMQGIRIAIPAAALLFIPADSVQSFLEAMPAWLTDGMAIGGGMVVAVGYALVINMMATKEVWPFFVIGFVVAAISQLTLIAIGALGVALALIYLNLSKMGGGNSNGGGGGNSRDPLGDILNDY, via the coding sequence ATGTCTGTCATATCAATAATTTTAGTAGTACTTATTGCATTTTTAGCAGGTATCGAAGGAATTCTAGATGAATTTCAGTTCCATCAGCCATTAATCGCATGTACATTAATTGGTCTCGTAACAGGTAACTTAACAGCATGTATCATCCTTGGCGGAACTCTACAAATGATCGCACTTGGATGGGCAAACATCGGAGCAGCCGTAGCACCAGATGCCGCGCTTGCCTCAGTAGCTTCAGCAATTATATTAGTTTTAGGTGGACAAGGGGTAGCAGGTATTCCGTCCGCAATCGCAATTGCAATTCCGCTTGCAGTAGCAGGTCTTTTCTTAACTATGATCGTTCGTACATTGGCAGTTCCAATTGTTCACTTGATGGACAGAGCCGCTGAAAAAGGGAATATTCGCACCGTAGAGTGGTTACATATTTCAGCAATTTGTATGCAAGGTATTCGTATCGCAATCCCTGCAGCAGCACTTTTATTCATTCCAGCAGACAGCGTTCAATCTTTCTTAGAAGCAATGCCAGCTTGGTTAACAGATGGTATGGCTATCGGTGGAGGAATGGTAGTTGCCGTTGGTTATGCGCTTGTTATTAACATGATGGCTACTAAAGAAGTATGGCCGTTCTTCGTTATCGGTTTCGTAGTAGCTGCAATTTCTCAACTTACACTTATCGCAATTGGTGCTCTAGGTGTTGCACTTGCTCTTATTTACCTTAACCTATCTAAAATGGGTGGCGGTAATTCAAATGGCGGTGGAGGCGGAAACTCACGCGATCCACTCGGCGATATATTAAACGACTATTAA
- a CDS encoding PTS system mannose/fructose/sorbose family transporter subunit IID, whose protein sequence is MAEKIELSKRDRLRVAWRSTFIQGSWNYERMQNGGWAFSMIPAIKKLYKTKEDRSSALKRHLEFFNTHPYIASPILGVTLALEEERANGAEVDDVAIQGVKVGMMGPLAGVGDPVFWFTIRPMLGALGASLALSGNILGPILFFVAWNVIRWGFMWYTQEFGYKAGSKITDDLSGGLLQDITKGASILGMFVLAALVQRWVNIQFAPIISKVKLDEGAYIDWSHLPQGAQGIKTALEQQQAGLALSEIKVTTLQNNLDNLIPGLAAVALTFLCMWLLKKKISPIIIILGLFVVGIVGHLIGLL, encoded by the coding sequence ATGGCAGAAAAAATCGAATTATCAAAGAGAGATCGTCTACGCGTAGCATGGCGCTCTACGTTCATTCAAGGTTCATGGAACTACGAACGTATGCAAAATGGTGGCTGGGCATTCTCTATGATTCCCGCTATTAAAAAATTATATAAAACAAAAGAAGACCGTTCATCTGCGTTAAAACGTCATTTAGAATTCTTTAATACACATCCATATATTGCATCTCCAATTCTTGGGGTAACACTTGCACTTGAAGAAGAACGTGCAAATGGTGCAGAAGTTGATGATGTAGCAATTCAAGGGGTTAAAGTTGGTATGATGGGACCTCTAGCTGGTGTTGGTGATCCAGTATTCTGGTTTACAATTCGTCCAATGTTAGGTGCATTAGGTGCTTCTCTTGCCTTGAGTGGAAACATTCTTGGACCTATCTTATTCTTCGTTGCTTGGAACGTAATCCGTTGGGGCTTCATGTGGTATACACAAGAATTCGGCTACAAAGCTGGTTCTAAAATTACTGATGACCTTTCTGGTGGATTACTGCAAGACATTACAAAAGGTGCTTCGATACTCGGGATGTTCGTCCTCGCCGCCTTGGTGCAGAGATGGGTAAATATCCAGTTTGCGCCAATTATCTCGAAAGTTAAACTTGATGAAGGTGCGTATATTGATTGGAGTCATCTTCCACAAGGTGCACAAGGTATCAAAACTGCTTTAGAACAACAACAAGCAGGATTAGCTCTTTCTGAAATTAAAGTAACAACCTTGCAAAATAACTTGGATAACTTAATCCCAGGACTTGCAGCAGTAGCTCTTACATTCCTATGTATGTGGTTACTTAAGAAAAAAATCAGCCCAATTATCATCATTCTAGGTCTATTCGTAGTTGGTATAGTTGGTCACTTAATCGGGCTTCTGTAA
- a CDS encoding DUF956 family protein, translating into MVQSINTKVDLTIDATAYTGLTDYGKIMIGDKGFEFFNSRDVRKFVQIPWEEVDQVIVSVMLKGKWIPRYAIKTKRNGTYTFASKKPKEVLRKIRVYVDPANMVSSLSFFDVMKRSFRSIFSKKKNKNK; encoded by the coding sequence TTGGTTCAATCGATTAATACAAAGGTAGACTTAACAATAGATGCCACCGCGTATACTGGACTTACAGATTACGGGAAAATTATGATTGGCGACAAAGGTTTTGAATTTTTCAACTCACGTGATGTGCGTAAATTCGTTCAAATCCCTTGGGAAGAAGTAGATCAAGTTATTGTATCCGTTATGCTAAAAGGTAAGTGGATCCCTCGCTACGCCATTAAAACAAAGCGCAACGGCACATATACATTTGCTTCTAAAAAGCCTAAAGAAGTTTTACGTAAAATAAGAGTTTATGTCGACCCAGCCAATATGGTGAGCTCGCTAAGTTTCTTTGATGTTATGAAGCGCTCGTTTCGGTCGATATTTAGCAAGAAGAAAAACAAAAATAAATAA
- a CDS encoding DUF2200 domain-containing protein codes for MKKPRIYTMSFASVYPLYIQKVEKKDRTKEEVDEVIFWLTGYDQASLQKAIDQEIDFETFFEQAPKMNPNASLITGVICGYRVEEIEDKLMQQIRYLDKLVDELAKGKKMEKILRK; via the coding sequence ATGAAAAAACCAAGAATCTACACGATGTCATTCGCTAGTGTATACCCTCTTTACATACAAAAAGTGGAGAAAAAAGATCGCACAAAAGAAGAAGTGGATGAAGTTATTTTTTGGCTAACTGGCTATGACCAAGCCTCCTTACAAAAAGCCATAGATCAAGAAATCGACTTTGAGACTTTTTTCGAGCAAGCACCAAAAATGAATCCCAATGCCTCTTTAATCACCGGAGTTATATGTGGCTACCGAGTGGAAGAAATTGAAGATAAACTTATGCAACAAATACGATACCTAGATAAATTAGTTGATGAACTTGCAAAAGGAAAGAAAATGGAGAAAATTTTAAGAAAATAA
- a CDS encoding polysaccharide pyruvyl transferase family protein has translation MRPTNVYMPEDIYLKDRTGFNNGNLAYQYSIYRTLWNDNVEIHADGLSSNPNLAEKINEHYDLYIVPLADAFREDFRPALRNYTQLIRKLKIPVVVTGVGLRANYEPQLDEGFTFDEDVTNFVKAVLEKSAQIGVRGQITADYLKKLGFNEGIDYRVIGCPSLYTFGREIKIRELHLTEQSSIAINASPTSSDIAIEFLNNLINTYKDYQFIPQHLDEFHLMYAGGPDISSDINGYPTNIQHKYYQEGRVKYFTSMPSWFDFVKNIDFSIGSRLHGNVIPTIVGTPNISFVQDARMRELASYHALPHVTIDELEKTSNLQELLTKVDLKSAEKVQARNFDNYIDFLDTNGLNHIYKHDKNRKSAPMDELINSITFPSSPDPISILNPQEMLNRVKISTNLLKERHDFSTRYRVNLVNNQLTQLKKTTSEQNKKYQQKITESQEKNQQLEKQLTDTTQKLQLTLKKNHELTNKIRHYQGTLNRKSVKTTLKVANSLAALKKKVSKS, from the coding sequence ATGCGCCCTACAAACGTATACATGCCTGAAGATATTTATTTAAAGGATCGAACAGGATTTAATAATGGTAATCTAGCTTACCAATACAGCATTTATAGGACTTTATGGAATGACAATGTAGAAATACACGCTGATGGGTTATCTTCTAATCCTAATTTAGCAGAAAAAATTAATGAACATTACGATTTGTACATTGTGCCTCTAGCTGATGCTTTCCGTGAAGATTTTCGACCCGCGCTCCGTAATTATACTCAGTTGATTCGTAAGCTAAAAATCCCGGTTGTAGTCACAGGGGTAGGTTTACGAGCAAACTATGAACCTCAGTTAGATGAAGGTTTCACTTTTGATGAAGATGTTACTAATTTTGTAAAAGCAGTCCTTGAAAAATCGGCTCAAATAGGAGTTCGAGGACAGATTACAGCAGATTATTTAAAAAAACTCGGATTTAATGAAGGTATAGACTATCGAGTAATCGGCTGTCCTTCCCTTTATACATTTGGTCGAGAAATAAAAATCAGAGAACTCCACTTAACAGAACAATCCTCCATTGCTATCAACGCATCTCCAACCTCTTCAGATATAGCTATCGAGTTCTTAAACAACTTGATTAATACATATAAAGATTACCAATTTATCCCTCAACACCTAGACGAATTCCATTTAATGTATGCTGGCGGTCCAGATATCTCTAGTGATATCAATGGCTACCCAACAAATATCCAACATAAGTATTATCAAGAAGGTCGAGTAAAATATTTCACTAGCATGCCTAGTTGGTTCGATTTTGTGAAAAATATTGATTTTAGCATTGGCTCTCGCTTACATGGAAATGTCATTCCAACAATAGTCGGAACACCTAATATTTCATTTGTCCAAGATGCTAGAATGCGTGAACTAGCCTCCTACCATGCGCTTCCTCACGTCACCATCGATGAATTGGAAAAAACAAGCAACCTCCAAGAATTACTGACTAAAGTGGACCTGAAATCAGCCGAAAAAGTCCAAGCAAGGAATTTTGATAACTATATTGATTTCTTAGATACAAACGGTCTCAATCATATCTACAAACACGATAAAAACAGAAAATCAGCTCCTATGGATGAACTTATAAACTCCATTACTTTCCCATCAAGTCCAGACCCCATTTCCATATTAAATCCTCAAGAAATGCTAAACCGAGTAAAAATCTCCACCAACTTATTAAAAGAAAGACATGATTTTAGCACAAGATACCGCGTCAACCTCGTAAATAACCAACTCACCCAACTGAAAAAAACAACTTCTGAGCAAAACAAAAAATACCAACAGAAAATTACTGAATCACAAGAAAAAAATCAACAATTAGAAAAACAACTGACAGATACTACACAAAAATTACAGCTGACGCTAAAGAAAAATCATGAACTTACAAATAAAATCAGACATTATCAAGGCACATTAAACCGAAAATCTGTGAAAACGACTTTAAAAGTAGCGAATTCATTAGCAGCTTTAAAAAAGAAAGTTTCTAAAAGCTAA
- a CDS encoding ArsR/SmtB family transcription factor has product MKKLNELSKSDLLLIFQALSDPIRLDIFLCLLKSKEKRFSGETYNISKSTMSHHIKLLKEAQLINLRKKGTTHIYSVNEGLVEQIGFFFDSCKNKLK; this is encoded by the coding sequence ATGAAAAAGTTAAATGAGCTATCAAAATCAGATTTATTATTAATTTTCCAAGCCCTGAGCGATCCAATTCGCCTGGATATTTTCCTATGTTTACTAAAAAGCAAAGAAAAACGTTTCTCTGGCGAAACATACAATATTTCCAAATCAACCATGTCACACCACATTAAACTGCTTAAAGAAGCACAACTAATTAATTTAAGAAAGAAAGGGACAACGCATATTTATTCGGTTAACGAAGGACTAGTGGAACAAATCGGTTTCTTCTTTGATTCGTGTAAAAATAAACTTAAATAA
- a CDS encoding putative quinol monooxygenase: protein MLHIEAQMTIKKEQIEAFLQAAKEVIAASQAETGNHGYELVQSTENETVFYMLEKWADMDAIQQHNESEHFKKFQNAATNFVAKPLEISVLTPLAR, encoded by the coding sequence ATGTTGCATATTGAAGCACAAATGACGATAAAAAAAGAGCAAATAGAAGCTTTTTTGCAGGCAGCTAAGGAAGTTATTGCCGCGTCACAAGCAGAAACAGGAAATCATGGCTATGAATTAGTACAATCTACTGAAAATGAGACAGTTTTTTATATGCTAGAAAAATGGGCGGATATGGATGCTATTCAACAACACAATGAAAGCGAGCATTTCAAAAAATTTCAGAACGCCGCTACTAATTTTGTTGCAAAACCACTTGAAATTTCAGTTTTAACGCCACTTGCGCGATAA
- a CDS encoding nitroreductase family protein has protein sequence MTYLNNDFEDLMKNRRSIREYDETVKISQEEMKAILEDAVTAPSSVNMQPWRFVVVESDAGKEKLSSLVRFNTRQNETSSAMILIFGDLQNFENGEKIYGEAVNRGLMPAEIKEQQMAKLSQYFETIPRSEAERVVLIDGGLVAMQLMLVARAHGYDTNPIGGFERKEVTEAFNMDPERYVPVMLVSIGKAKNSGYESYRLPITDVTTFA, from the coding sequence ATGACTTATTTAAATAATGATTTTGAAGACTTAATGAAAAACCGTCGTTCGATTCGAGAATACGATGAAACGGTGAAAATTAGCCAAGAAGAAATGAAAGCTATTTTGGAGGATGCGGTAACTGCTCCGTCATCTGTAAATATGCAGCCGTGGCGCTTTGTAGTTGTAGAAAGTGATGCTGGTAAAGAAAAATTAAGTTCATTAGTACGCTTTAACACACGCCAAAACGAAACTTCTTCCGCAATGATCTTAATTTTCGGGGACCTACAAAACTTTGAAAATGGCGAAAAAATTTACGGGGAAGCTGTGAATCGCGGTTTAATGCCCGCCGAAATAAAAGAACAACAAATGGCAAAATTAAGCCAGTACTTTGAAACAATTCCGCGTTCGGAAGCAGAACGAGTTGTATTAATTGATGGTGGTCTAGTGGCGATGCAGTTAATGTTGGTTGCACGTGCGCATGGTTATGACACAAATCCAATTGGTGGTTTTGAGCGTAAAGAAGTGACAGAAGCGTTTAACATGGATCCAGAACGCTACGTCCCAGTTATGCTCGTTTCTATCGGAAAAGCTAAAAATTCTGGCTACGAGTCATATCGTTTACCAATCACAGACGTAACGACTTTCGCTTAA
- the chiB gene encoding chitinase ChiB: MKKLFSITSVVLLVLSLVVVSIGAESKRAKAAENVPQYRNVMYYGDWSIWGGEGNFYPKDIPADQLTHLNFAFLDFNSNGDLVFTDKDAAVGAPVGQEGVQWGGANAGVLNAIQDLRAQNPNLKIGVSVGGWSKSGDFSTVAADPTKRANFVKNVMKFVKYTNMDFVDLDWEYPASVRDADLVDNKNDEGTPNAKPADKQNFITLLQDLRTALDKQGVDINKKYELSVALPAAKSTLENGVDVANLFKVVDFANVMTYDLNGAWTPNSAHHTALYGNPKDPNYNSGFSVDQTVKYLKEKGAVSNKIVVGAAFYTRGWNKVAAGTDTALPGLFQAAEKTNKDADGSLTYGANNENPIKTGDGGRAGGVWAYRSIDALKAKTPTLKEYWDDTAKAPYLYSKETGEFYTYDNTRSIGYKAQYVKDNNLGGMISWMQSQDKTTTSTKRDELTKAIKTGLFGTSAIPQNAITYANLNVVATVKPYSENGVGYEITITNNEKADETNEVLKSTELSFETVKLPKFYIPVKAGETLTAGDYKAGTVTTSGGNTVVDLASVYDAQQIPQGASYTFRLKSSASSVDVNNISKIDLTQRMVKSSVEFGKQTIFGGGTVVPDPSDTEAPTVPKSLASSNVTDKSVTLSWTASTDNKAVAGYKVYRNGTEVGSVSGTTFTDSGLTAKTAYTYTVKAYDAAGNFSAASSALTVTTLDAATPPATPAWDAAKTYNKGDRVSYKGKTYEAQWWTQGNEPGAEQWGPWLLIN; this comes from the coding sequence ATGAAAAAGCTTTTTAGTATTACTTCTGTTGTGTTGTTAGTATTATCGTTAGTGGTTGTATCAATTGGTGCAGAGTCAAAACGGGCGAAAGCGGCTGAAAATGTACCACAATATCGAAATGTTATGTATTACGGTGATTGGTCGATTTGGGGAGGAGAAGGGAATTTTTATCCGAAAGATATTCCAGCTGATCAATTAACACATTTAAATTTTGCTTTCTTGGATTTTAATAGTAATGGAGATTTAGTTTTTACTGATAAAGATGCTGCTGTCGGAGCGCCTGTTGGACAAGAGGGAGTTCAGTGGGGCGGAGCGAATGCGGGTGTATTGAATGCGATTCAAGATTTGCGCGCTCAAAATCCGAATTTGAAAATAGGGGTTTCGGTTGGAGGCTGGTCTAAGTCGGGTGATTTCTCGACAGTTGCAGCAGATCCGACAAAACGGGCTAATTTTGTCAAAAATGTGATGAAATTTGTGAAATATACTAATATGGATTTTGTTGATTTGGACTGGGAATATCCTGCTTCGGTACGGGATGCTGACCTTGTTGATAATAAAAATGATGAAGGCACGCCAAATGCAAAACCTGCGGATAAGCAAAACTTTATTACACTTTTACAAGATTTAAGAACAGCTTTGGATAAACAAGGCGTTGATATTAACAAGAAATACGAGTTATCGGTCGCTTTACCAGCTGCAAAATCTACTTTGGAAAATGGAGTGGATGTAGCGAATCTGTTTAAAGTAGTCGATTTTGCGAATGTGATGACCTATGATTTAAATGGTGCTTGGACACCGAATAGTGCGCATCATACAGCGCTTTACGGCAATCCGAAAGACCCGAATTACAATAGTGGTTTTTCTGTGGACCAAACCGTAAAATACTTAAAAGAAAAGGGAGCCGTTTCGAATAAAATTGTTGTTGGGGCAGCATTTTATACTCGAGGCTGGAATAAAGTAGCTGCGGGAACAGACACTGCATTGCCAGGACTTTTCCAAGCGGCTGAAAAAACGAATAAGGATGCAGATGGCTCGCTCACTTATGGGGCAAACAATGAAAACCCAATTAAAACTGGTGATGGGGGCCGTGCTGGTGGAGTTTGGGCGTATAGAAGTATTGATGCTCTAAAAGCCAAGACGCCAACTTTAAAAGAATATTGGGATGATACTGCCAAAGCGCCGTATCTTTATAGTAAGGAAACTGGGGAGTTTTACACATATGACAATACGCGTTCAATTGGCTATAAGGCACAGTATGTAAAAGATAATAATCTAGGTGGGATGATTTCTTGGATGCAGTCGCAGGATAAAACCACGACTTCAACTAAGCGCGATGAACTTACAAAGGCTATTAAAACCGGATTGTTCGGTACAAGTGCAATCCCGCAAAACGCAATCACATATGCGAATTTAAATGTGGTAGCAACTGTAAAACCTTATAGTGAAAATGGAGTCGGATACGAAATTACGATTACTAATAATGAAAAAGCGGATGAAACAAATGAAGTCTTGAAATCAACAGAGCTATCTTTTGAAACAGTAAAATTACCTAAGTTTTATATTCCAGTAAAAGCCGGCGAAACGCTTACTGCTGGAGATTATAAAGCAGGTACGGTTACTACTTCAGGTGGCAATACAGTAGTTGATTTAGCTTCGGTGTATGATGCACAGCAAATTCCGCAAGGCGCATCTTATACTTTCCGCTTAAAATCGAGTGCATCTAGTGTGGATGTAAATAATATTTCTAAAATTGATTTAACACAACGGATGGTAAAATCGAGTGTCGAATTTGGTAAACAAACTATTTTTGGCGGGGGAACTGTTGTACCTGATCCAAGCGATACAGAAGCTCCAACAGTGCCAAAATCACTCGCATCTTCTAATGTAACCGATAAATCTGTTACTCTATCGTGGACAGCTTCAACGGACAATAAAGCGGTGGCTGGATATAAAGTGTACCGAAATGGGACCGAAGTGGGCTCTGTTTCAGGAACTACTTTTACAGATAGTGGCTTAACTGCAAAAACAGCGTACACTTACACAGTAAAAGCGTATGATGCGGCTGGGAATTTCTCGGCAGCAAGCTCGGCCTTAACTGTGACAACGCTTGACGCGGCAACACCACCAGCAACTCCAGCATGGGACGCTGCCAAAACGTACAATAAGGGAGACAGGGTTTCTTATAAAGGGAAAACATATGAAGCACAGTGGTGGACTCAGGGAAATGAGCCAGGAGCTGAACAGTGGGGTCCTTGGTTGTTAATAAATTAA
- a CDS encoding ATP-binding protein: MFKRPNYLKQLIQFKDSDFIKVITGVRRSGKSVLLMLYKEYLLKEGIPENHIIHINFESFEYQTITTEEKFRQKLDELLPKDDKKVYLLFDEIQMVEGWQRVVNGIRVSFNSDIIITGSNANMLSGEIATLLSGRYIEIPIYPFSFSEFLHVKGIEADSRKVDSAYNEYEKYGGFPSVVIAEESIKDTILSGIFDTIVLNDVALRAGVKDATALKSIIRFLADNVGQLVNASKIVNTLKSEGVDTTVHTVNRYLDLLENGYLFYRAKQYDIRGREYLRTNGKYFIIDTGLRRNAVGRKDGNYSNRLENIVYIELLRRGYTVDVGKLDSKEIDFVARKLDETLYIQVAYEFPNNRHETDNLLNIKDNYKKIVVTGRYYETTQIDGIPIIYIVDWLLSEEFK; the protein is encoded by the coding sequence ATGTTTAAACGACCTAATTATCTCAAGCAACTTATTCAATTCAAGGATTCCGATTTCATAAAAGTTATTACAGGTGTGCGTCGTTCTGGGAAATCGGTATTATTAATGCTTTATAAAGAGTATTTATTGAAAGAAGGCATACCGGAAAATCATATTATACACATAAATTTCGAGAGCTTTGAATATCAAACAATAACAACAGAAGAAAAATTTCGTCAAAAATTAGACGAATTGTTGCCCAAAGATGATAAAAAGGTTTACTTACTATTTGATGAAATCCAAATGGTCGAAGGTTGGCAGCGCGTTGTTAATGGTATTCGTGTGAGCTTCAATAGTGATATTATCATCACTGGATCAAACGCTAATATGCTTTCCGGTGAAATAGCTACCCTTCTAAGCGGTCGTTACATCGAAATCCCCATTTACCCATTTTCATTTTCTGAGTTTTTACATGTAAAAGGTATTGAAGCTGATTCTCGAAAAGTAGACAGCGCTTATAATGAATACGAAAAATACGGCGGCTTTCCGAGTGTTGTTATTGCCGAAGAATCTATCAAAGATACTATCTTATCCGGAATTTTTGACACTATTGTTTTGAATGATGTTGCATTAAGAGCGGGGGTAAAAGATGCTACCGCTTTAAAATCCATCATTCGATTTTTAGCAGATAATGTTGGCCAATTAGTTAATGCCTCGAAAATTGTAAACACCTTAAAAAGTGAGGGCGTTGACACAACTGTCCATACTGTAAATCGTTATTTGGATTTACTAGAGAATGGTTATTTATTTTATAGAGCAAAACAATATGATATTCGTGGGCGAGAATATCTGAGAACTAACGGAAAATATTTTATAATAGACACCGGTTTAAGAAGAAATGCGGTTGGTAGAAAAGATGGGAACTATAGTAATCGCTTAGAGAATATCGTTTATATAGAATTATTACGTAGAGGCTATACAGTAGACGTTGGTAAACTTGATAGTAAAGAAATAGATTTTGTTGCTAGAAAGCTAGACGAAACATTATACATCCAAGTAGCTTATGAATTTCCAAATAACAGGCATGAAACAGATAATCTTTTAAATATTAAGGATAATTATAAAAAGATTGTTGTCACTGGTAGATATTATGAAACAACTCAAATAGATGGAATTCCAATTATTTATATTGTTGACTGGTTATTATCAGAGGAATTCAAATAA